The Brachionichthys hirsutus isolate HB-005 chromosome 1, CSIRO-AGI_Bhir_v1, whole genome shotgun sequence genome has a window encoding:
- the sec11a gene encoding signal peptidase complex catalytic subunit SEC11A isoform X2 — protein MIVSSALMIWKGLMVVTGSESPIVVVLSGSMEPAFHRGDLLFLTNRVEDPIRVGEIVVFRIEGREIPIVHRVLKIHEKENGDIKFLTKGDNNSVDDRGLYKQGQHWLEKKDVVGRARGFVPYIGIVTILMNDYPKFKYAVLFMLGLFVLVHRE, from the exons ATGATCGTTTCCTCTGCGCTGATGATCTGGAAGGGGCTGATGGTTGTCACTGGCAGTGAGAGTCCGATTGTTGTTGTTCTGAG TGGCAGTATGGAGCCAGCTTTTCACAGAGGAGACCTGCTGTTTCTGACCAATCGTGTAGAGGATCCCATCAGAGTCGGAGAGATTGTTGTCTTCAGGATAGAAGGCAGGGAGATCCCCATCGTACACAGAGTACTAAAGATCCATGAGAA AGAAAATGGAGACATTAAGTTCTTGACCAAAGGGGACAACAATTCAGTGGATGACAGAGGGCTGTACAAGCAGGGTCAACACTGGCTGGAGAAGAAAGATGTCGTTGGTCGAGCTCGAGG GTTTGTGCCATACATTGGAATTGTCACCATTCTCATGAATGATTATCCCAAGTTCAAA TACGCCGTTCTCTTCATGCTGGGGCTCTTTGTGTTGGTCCATCGGGAGTGA
- the sec11a gene encoding signal peptidase complex catalytic subunit SEC11A isoform X1, translated as MLSLDFLDDVRRMNKRQLYYQVLNFGMIVSSALMIWKGLMVVTGSESPIVVVLSGSMEPAFHRGDLLFLTNRVEDPIRVGEIVVFRIEGREIPIVHRVLKIHEKENGDIKFLTKGDNNSVDDRGLYKQGQHWLEKKDVVGRARGFVPYIGIVTILMNDYPKFKYAVLFMLGLFVLVHRE; from the exons ATGCTATCTCTAGACTTTCTTGACGATGTTCGCCGCATGAATAAACGGCAG CTCTATTACCAAGTGCTGAACTTTGGAATGATCGTTTCCTCTGCGCTGATGATCTGGAAGGGGCTGATGGTTGTCACTGGCAGTGAGAGTCCGATTGTTGTTGTTCTGAG TGGCAGTATGGAGCCAGCTTTTCACAGAGGAGACCTGCTGTTTCTGACCAATCGTGTAGAGGATCCCATCAGAGTCGGAGAGATTGTTGTCTTCAGGATAGAAGGCAGGGAGATCCCCATCGTACACAGAGTACTAAAGATCCATGAGAA AGAAAATGGAGACATTAAGTTCTTGACCAAAGGGGACAACAATTCAGTGGATGACAGAGGGCTGTACAAGCAGGGTCAACACTGGCTGGAGAAGAAAGATGTCGTTGGTCGAGCTCGAGG GTTTGTGCCATACATTGGAATTGTCACCATTCTCATGAATGATTATCCCAAGTTCAAA TACGCCGTTCTCTTCATGCTGGGGCTCTTTGTGTTGGTCCATCGGGAGTGA